Part of the Candidatus Poribacteria bacterium genome, TTAATTATTAAAGTATACAGAATATCTCTGCAAACGGCAAGGCAAATTCTCTAACAGCGGCGTTCAGCGTGCCTCGTATTCAAATGGGAAAGTGACAGGCGCGCCGTTGTTTGCCCATGAGCGTGACATCGCGACATCAATCTCCCGATCCTTGCGCCCGTTATAAGCACCGTATTCAGGTTCTGTGTCGTTACGAACTGCGTTTACGAGACTCATCAGTTCTGATGCGACAGTGATTTCACCATCGCTGAGTGGATAATTTTGCAACGGGTTTTCCCACACCACTTCAGGGTCAGTGTCCGCCACAAGGGCGGCTAAGGTTTCATAGCCATCAACAGTATTCGTTCTGCGTGAGATGTTAACCGCACGCTGTGCATCGGCGGTTTCGTTTAAGATAACGGCATCGTTTCGGAAGCACATCCCACGTTCTGCGTAGAACTTTGACCCGTTAAAGCCTCGCAGTGGGGAACCGTAGGAGAGACTGCTGAAATTGAAGATTCCAACAGCACCATCTGCGAACTCAATCACAGCATGTTGCCAATCCTCAGTATCGCGCGAAGGTTGTCCCTGCCGCCAGACGTGTTCCTGAACGTTATAGCCTTTTCGGAAACCATAGACTTGAACGGGTTCATTGTCAAAACCGACGTAACTACGGATGAGTCCGATGCCGTGATAGCCGTGTCCTCGAAAGTCGTTATAGGCGGCGTTGACTTTCCCGAAAACGCCCGAAAGAATCATCTCCCGTTTTATCCGTTCTGAAGGGACGCGGTAGTAATTTTCGTTGACTTCCAATTTTGTGCCGTTCTCTTGTGCGGACGTAATCATCTTGTCTGCCCATCCGAGATCGGTATCAATAGGCGTTTCGGTGCAATAACTAACCCCACGCTCGGAGCAGAGAAGCCCTGGAATGTGATTGTTGCTCGGTGTAATCACAATTGAGCAGATGTCAGGTTTCACTGTTTCCAACATCTGCTCGGTATCTGTGTAGGCGGGGACACTGTATTTCTCGCCCTGTTCAGTGACGCTCTCTTCGCGTGGATCGCACACAGCGACGAGTTCGAGGTCATCCGTCAATTTTGAGATAAGGGGAAGGTAGGTTCCGGCACCGCGTCTGCCAGTACCGATGTGCGCGATTTTAAGGGTATCCATGGCTGTCCTCCCAGCGGGTGAGTCGGTAATCGCCTTTGCTATTCCACCCAGAAGACATGACTCCGTTCAAAGAGATCGTCATCTAAGTGGATTTCAACGAACCATTCGCCTGTAATGTCTGGCAAGTCGATGTAAAACCACGTAATTTTATCGCCTGTCGTTGATGTGAGGGTTTTCTTTTCTGTCCAGAAGGGCGGGTCGTCCAAGTCGTCTTCTGGTGAGAACCATGAGACTTTAACGGTGTGGTGTTCTGTGATGTTTGCCCATAAGAC contains:
- a CDS encoding Gfo/Idh/MocA family oxidoreductase translates to MDTLKIAHIGTGRRGAGTYLPLISKLTDDLELVAVCDPREESVTEQGEKYSVPAYTDTEQMLETVKPDICSIVITPSNNHIPGLLCSERGVSYCTETPIDTDLGWADKMITSAQENGTKLEVNENYYRVPSERIKREMILSGVFGKVNAAYNDFRGHGYHGIGLIRSYVGFDNEPVQVYGFRKGYNVQEHVWRQGQPSRDTEDWQHAVIEFADGAVGIFNFSSLSYGSPLRGFNGSKFYAERGMCFRNDAVILNETADAQRAVNISRRTNTVDGYETLAALVADTDPEVVWENPLQNYPLSDGEITVASELMSLVNAVRNDTEPEYGAYNGRKDREIDVAMSRSWANNGAPVTFPFEYEAR